The Hydractinia symbiolongicarpus strain clone_291-10 chromosome 2, HSymV2.1, whole genome shotgun sequence genomic sequence ACATCGATATTGATGCATAGAGCAGCAGGTTTCAACATATTGTCGCTATTATTTATTCTATTACTTTGGATGTATATACAGAATTTTTTCGGGATCTAAAGTTGTGTTCTATTTCGTTGCAAAATCTTAAAACTCGCAGATGCGTAGAAATGGATAGTGTTTTCTAAAATATGGACAAAGTAATTCCGCCAAAAAGAGGTGTCATACTTCGGATTTGTTCCGGATTTGTCCCGTTGTCCGAGATTCGTTCCCTTATTCCGTCTTTCCATCGTTCCGAGTTTTACTACGTGTCCATCGCCACAGATTGATTCCGTTTCGAATAATGGGTAGTTTTAGTTTTTGATGGACAGACATCCTATCCAGTGTGAACAAGGTCggaataaacaatttttaagaGGCTCATCCCCAGTGGAGTAAAAAGGTATTTTTAATTCGTGTCGTACCTTTGGGATTGATAattgaacaaaaaattaaaaatataatttttaaaatattttagagcTAAATTGCGCATTTGATAATAAGAGAACGAAATGAAATTGACGCGTAATACAATATAATTGTAATACTGATTTCGCGAAGCTTGTTTTCGTGGgcgatcaaaaattaaatttcaccgAAAATATTTGTGTCTCTTTATAACTTTTGATAGCCTTTTTCAAATAGAATCAATCtgggcacacttatagtacgtcttAAGAGAAACAAAATaacagaaataaatttttgcttaggacagcactttttctgtgacgtcattagAAGCTTAAAATTTGTCCAGAAcgttctgtttaaagtttctgacagCTAAAAACGGTTTTCCAGTTTTTTCAAGTCGCACGAAAAAATGCTAAAGCGCCTGATTTTTCGGTAAGATGGAATAGGACGAAAGCTTATCGCGGAATTTTTCTTCGCACAATTTTCGAGAAAACAGCGAAATCCTTATCTCGCAAAAATTCTTACGATAAAACACACAATTACATAAACAACACTGTGTTAAGCaatggtaattttttttctgtagaatatacaaattaattttaataattacatAATTCTTAAGAgataatattttcatatatatatataagatataCACTTATATTCCGGCAAGCTTCCTGGTTGAAGACGAACCGTTGCGCTAAATGTCAATCATAATATCAACAAGTTAATGCTGAAAAACGAAACACATTTAATAAAACACTCTTGCAAGGCATGTTACTTTCTTTAGAGAAAGAAAAGGAGAAATTCCATTTTCATAAAGTCAATATGATAAGAATgtaattacatatttttttgttttttaaaaacagatccATTTTAAAGGTCAAAATAACTCTTCCAGTAATTATTGACAAATATGTTGTGCGGATCCTGCTCGTGACGAAGTGACAACCACTCCTCAAGCTTTGGATATACCACCTTAAGATGGTCAAGATCATAAGTGACGGTATCGGACATTTTTTCTCCTGCTCTGGGCATATATTTCCCCCAGTGGAGCCTGGCGTCCGTAGAAGTAATAAGTGCTTTCCAAAAGTAGGAATAATATTCTCGAATATCGCCACAATTATGCTTATACCAATACGGATTGATGCGGACATAATCTCCACCGAAGGACATGCTTAACCAAAACTTGGATTCTTTTGCACCGTAGATTTCTGTTGCGAAGTTACCAGCAGTTTTTGGGTCCTCGAACATTATTTCCAGTTTTTCCATGACTGCATCGCATTGATCGATGGGCAGCCATATCTCTGTGAACTCAACGGGAAACAAGGAGTCAGTTGGTACTTGATCATCTTGGGGCAATATTATATGCCAGTAATCGCGAAAGGTTTGCACATCTCCATCTTTTACGAAAAGATTCAAGAGATTAGCCATTTTCTCCAACTCATCATTTTTCACTTCAGATTTTTGTAAAAGACAGCTTGTATATAATAACACGGATCCTGCGCCCACAGCGTATAACGGGTTTCGAAGAGGATTTTTGTACTTTTTAGTTTTTCCGTCAACAGGAACTTGCTTTCCATACCATTGCTGCACCATTTTAACACCATTTTGTGGAAACCAATTCACTCGAAAGTACTCCTTAGATTGAAGTGTGCTTTTTAATTTGCTCTTTCCATTTTTATCTGGACCGATCATCGAGTCAGCAAATTTTGCATTTTCCTCAGCTCCTTCAACGTAGAACGTTTTTGGTAAATGCATAGTTACTTTTGTTATAATTCCAATTAAGCCCATCGAAACACCGACGGCGCACCATAACGGTTCATTCACTTTCGTTTCTATTCTTTCTCCTTTTCCATTTACAAACTCGATATCTCTTACCACGTCTTCAAAGCTATGATCTACACTTCCTCCGGCAGATCCTGTAGCCATGAACCCACCAATCGTTTGATGAGTAATCCCACCTGTTATAGGCAATGCATAACCCAAACTGTTCACTTGCTCAGCCAGACCGTTATGTGGACGTGATCCTAAATCTTTAGGATCGCTGTGAATGTTGCAACCGCCTCCGGCAACGACTTCCAAATACTTTTGTCCATCTCTTGTGATTTCCTTCATTACACAGTTACGTAACTCTCCAACCAACTTTAAAGTGACGTCACTTTTAGTTGCGAAGATGCTTTCTTTTACGGAGTGTCTTGATCCTTGCACACGCAATTTTTTCCCATCATTTTTAGCATCCAGAACAGCTTGCTGCACCTCCTCAACTGTGAAAACCTTGGTAACTTTTCGGAAGAGAGATGGCAAGCCAAACATTTTTACGCTACTCTCATCTGCAGGTTCCTCCTCTTCTGTAATTCTTTCCTGGTCTTTCTTCACCACCTCGTTAGTAGCGGGTATAGGCAACCTTCGAGACGTAATTATTTCTAGCAACTCTTCACCATTGAGATCAGATACTTTGTCAAACTGTTTCGTCGCCATTT encodes the following:
- the LOC130630310 gene encoding L-gulonolactone oxidase-like isoform X1; protein product: MHSRNSQVRLDNIAYGLWAILIFEKMATKQFDKVSDLNGEELLEIITSRRLPIPATNEVVKKDQERITEEEEPADESSVKMFGLPSLFRKVTKVFTVEEVQQAVLDAKNDGKKLRVQGSRHSVKESIFATKSDVTLKLVGELRNCVMKEITRDGQKYLEVVAGGGCNIHSDPKDLGSRPHNGLAEQVNSLGYALPITGGITHQTIGGFMATGSAGGSVDHSFEDVVRDIEFVNGKGERIETKVNEPLWCAVGVSMGLIGIITKVTMHLPKTFYVEGAEENAKFADSMIGPDKNGKSKLKSTLQSKEYFRVNWFPQNGVKMVQQWYGKQVPVDGKTKKYKNPLRNPLYAVGAGSVLLYTSCLLQKSEVKNDELEKMANLLNLFVKDGDVQTFRDYWHIILPQDDQVPTDSLFPVEFTEIWLPIDQCDAVMEKLEIMFEDPKTAGNFATEIYGAKESKFWLSMSFGGDYVRINPYWYKHNCGDIREYYSYFWKALITSTDARLHWGKYMPRAGEKMSDTVTYDLDHLKVVYPKLEEWLSLRHEQDPHNIFVNNYWKSYFDL
- the LOC130630310 gene encoding L-gulonolactone oxidase-like isoform X2, whose translation is MATKQFDKVSDLNGEELLEIITSRRLPIPATNEVVKKDQERITEEEEPADESSVKMFGLPSLFRKVTKVFTVEEVQQAVLDAKNDGKKLRVQGSRHSVKESIFATKSDVTLKLVGELRNCVMKEITRDGQKYLEVVAGGGCNIHSDPKDLGSRPHNGLAEQVNSLGYALPITGGITHQTIGGFMATGSAGGSVDHSFEDVVRDIEFVNGKGERIETKVNEPLWCAVGVSMGLIGIITKVTMHLPKTFYVEGAEENAKFADSMIGPDKNGKSKLKSTLQSKEYFRVNWFPQNGVKMVQQWYGKQVPVDGKTKKYKNPLRNPLYAVGAGSVLLYTSCLLQKSEVKNDELEKMANLLNLFVKDGDVQTFRDYWHIILPQDDQVPTDSLFPVEFTEIWLPIDQCDAVMEKLEIMFEDPKTAGNFATEIYGAKESKFWLSMSFGGDYVRINPYWYKHNCGDIREYYSYFWKALITSTDARLHWGKYMPRAGEKMSDTVTYDLDHLKVVYPKLEEWLSLRHEQDPHNIFVNNYWKSYFDL